The Mesorhizobium opportunistum WSM2075 DNA window GGCGGGATCACGACCGCTTCCGGGCAGGCCTCGAGCGCCTTGAACATCGGCATCGCCGAGCGCACGCCCCGGATGCGGGCGATGTAGCAGGCGGTGGAGACCACACCGCGCTTGCCGCCGCCGATGATCAGCGGCTTGTCCTTGAGCGTCGGGTTGTCGCGCTTCTCGATCGCCGCATAGAAGGCATCGCAATCGATATGGGCGAGGTGCAGCCGGTAAAGTTCTGGATGGCGGGCAAGGCGAGGGCTGCCGCAGCGTTCGCAGCGGCGCGTTTCACTGCGCTGATACGTCAGGCAGTCACGGCAAAAACCGTGATCGGGATTGTTGACAGGAGCCGCCATCACTGCGAACATAAAGAGAACAAAAGCAATGGTACGACAGTGCAAGGCCAGCGACAAGCTTAGCCTGGGGAGAACCGTATGAGCACGACCATAGTGCCGCTGGCGCCTGAGCTCTGGCCTGATTTCGAGGACCTTTTCGGCAAGCAAGGCGCCTGCTACGGTTGCTGGTGCACGCATTTCCGGCTGGCGCCGGCAGCGCGGCGCGAGAGCAGCCGTGAACGCAACAAGGACCACATCAAGGCACGCATCGAAGCCGGTCCGCCGCCGGGTCTGCTGGCCTTCGAGGACGGCAAGGCGGTTGGCTGGATGCAGATCGGGCCGCGCGCCGACGTGCCCGAATGGAACAACAAGGGCAGGGGCTCGGCGCCGATCGATCCCGCCGACGCTGCCGATCCGGCCGTCTGGGCGATCTCGTGTTTTTTCATCCGCTCCAAGGCGCGCGGCAGGGGCATCACGCACCGGCTCGTCGAAGGTGGCGTCGAGTTTGCCCGCGGGAATGGCGCACGGCTTGTCGAGGCGTGTCCAATAGACCTGTCCCGCGATTCGCGTTCGCTCGGGCTGTTCGTCGGCTCGTCGCGGGTCTTCGAGAAGGCCGGCTTCGAGAGGCTCGTCGAACGCAAGGCCGGCCGGCCATTGATGCGGCTGGTGCTGGAGCCTCGCGCCTGACCATCGTCGTCTTGCAGTTGCGATGGTATTTCCCTACCAGAAGTACGAAGCGATTTTGCCTTTTGACCAGAGGGGAATTCCCGTGAACCGTATGTTGCCAGTTGCCTTTACCGCGCTCCTGCTCAGCGCGCCCGCTTTCGGCCAGACCGTCGACAGCCAGGGCGCGAAGCAATTGTCCGATGACCTGTCCCGCTATGTAGGCAAGCAGGCACTCGACAAGGGAATCCTGAAGGTTTCGGCCGAAGGCGATGCCTACAAGATCGTGTTCGATTTCAAGGCGCTTGCCGGGAGTTTTCCCGACCAGAGGCTGGTGAAGTTCGACTTCGCGCCCTACGCGCTGCTGGTCAAGCCGCGCAGCGACGGGACCTGGGATGTGTCGATGGATTTTTCGCAAAGCGCGTCCTTCGAATTCAAGGGGCCCGAAGGGCTGCAAAGCACGCAGTTGTCGATCAAGGACGGCAAGGGCTCCGGCGTCTACGACCCCGGCCTGGCGGCGTTCATCAGCGGCGTCAGTTCGATAGCAGGCATGACGATGACATCGAAGGATGCCAAGCAGCAGATGGACGTCAGCGCCGGTGCCGGCACCGCGACCCTGGCCGCCACCAAGGCTGCCAATGGCGGCGTCGATTTCACGACCTCGCAGAAAATGTCGAACTTCGTCGAGGCGATAAAATTCAATGATCCCGAGAGCGGGCTGAATTTTCCGGTCACCGTGAAATCGCCGGAATTTTCCGTGGAGGCCAGCGGCAAGGGCGTGCAGAGCAAGCCGCTGCTCGACCTCCTGGCGTTTGCCGTGGCCAATGAGGACGAGAAGACGCTGAAGGCAAACCAGGCGCAACTCAAGTCGCTTCTGCTCGCCGCGCTTCCGGTGTGGGAGCGCATCGACGGCACCTATGGCTTCAAGGATTTCGCGGTCGACAGCCCGATCGGCACGTTCGGGGCGACCCAGCTCAGCACCGCGTTCGGCAGTGACGGCGTTTCGCAAAACGGCACGGTCAGCTACGGCATCAAGGCGTCGGGGCTCACGGTGCCTCAGCAGCTTTTGCCGAGCTGGAGCGTGGCACTGCTGCCCACCGATATCGACCTGAATTTCGGCGGCGCCAACATCGACCTCGACAGTATGGCGAAGAAGGCGATCGAAGCCTTCGATCTCAATCAGAATCCACCGCTGCCGGCCGAGTTCGGCGACCAGCTTAAAGCCGACTTCCTGGCCAAGACGCCGAAGGTCGTCATCGGCCACAGCGTCATGAAGAACAAGGACATGGAAATCGCGCTGGAAGGCGAGATGACAAGCTTCGGCCAGAAGCCCGATGCAAATCTCACAGTCGATGTCGCCGGCTTCGACAAGATCGTTGCGGGTCTGCAGGAGGCGGCAAAGTCCGAACCCGAAGTGGCGCAGTACGTGCCTATGGCTCTCGTCGTGAAAGGGTTTGCCAAGACGCTGCCGGACGGCAAGTTGGAATGGGTTGTCAGCACAAAGGCCGACGGCTCGGTCACCGTCAATGGCGTCATGCTGAAGCCCGCCGATCCGGCGGTGGACGACAGCGTCGACGATGGTGATGGCGAGGACGACGACAGCGGCGGCGACAATGGCGGATCAGGGGCGAAGCTGAATCCTTGAAGGTTCGGCCCTCGAGTAATTCCGGGAAAAGTTTTCCGTCTGGAATTGCCTCAGAGCCTCAGCGCGCCCGCGATCTTGGGCGCGGCTTCGCGCCAGTCCTGCACGACGATGACGTCGTTCGCGACCGGCGGTAGGAACGCGCGCAGCGAATTGTCGGCCATCAAGTGGAAAAGATCTGCGTCGGCCACCGCTTCCCGCACCGACGCC harbors:
- a CDS encoding GNAT family N-acetyltransferase — its product is MSTTIVPLAPELWPDFEDLFGKQGACYGCWCTHFRLAPAARRESSRERNKDHIKARIEAGPPPGLLAFEDGKAVGWMQIGPRADVPEWNNKGRGSAPIDPADAADPAVWAISCFFIRSKARGRGITHRLVEGGVEFARGNGARLVEACPIDLSRDSRSLGLFVGSSRVFEKAGFERLVERKAGRPLMRLVLEPRA